One genomic region from Podarcis raffonei isolate rPodRaf1 chromosome Z, rPodRaf1.pri, whole genome shotgun sequence encodes:
- the COQ4 gene encoding ubiquinone biosynthesis protein COQ4 homolog, mitochondrial, whose protein sequence is MALALLLLLPRRSRSFLHLAGDLRGAVDLCMIRGTGRLLCHTDQPSATDSPTGEEKYYPLYPGHIPTSPLQKGLLAAGSAFMALYNPYRHDMVAVLGETTGYLALRNLREKMRNDPEGYRILQERPRIRLSTLDIRGLRGLPDGTFGREYVRFLDDNRISPDTRMPPKFVDDEELAYVVQRYREVHDLMHTLLGMPTNMLGEVVVKWFEAVQTGLPMCILGAAFGPLRLNAWKLRVLTTELIPWAVRSGSSVNCILNFYYEERWEQTIDSLRHEIGILPPPAISV, encoded by the exons ATGGCtctggcgctgctgctgctgctacccagGAGAAGCCGAAGTTTCCTGCACCTTGCAGGGGACCTGAGAGGAGCCGTTGATCTCTGCATGATCAGAG GTACGGGACGTCTCCTCTGCCATACTGACCAGCCATCAGCCACTGACAGCCccacaggagaagaaaagtaTTACCCATTATATCCAGGACACATCCCCACCAGTCCTCTGCAGAAAGGCCTGCTGGCAGCTGGCTCAGCGTTCATGGCTCTCTACAATCCCTACCGGCATG ATATGGTGGCCGTCCTCGGGGAGACAACAGGGTACCTCGCTTTGAGAAACCTCAGGGAGAAGATGAGAAATGACCCAGAGGGATATCGGATCCTACA AGAACGGCCTCGGATACGCCTCTCCACATTAGATATCCGTGGACTTCGGGGGCTTCCAGACGGGACCTTTGGCCGAGAGTATGTCCGGTTTTTGGACGATAAT AGAATCTCTCCAGACACCAGGATGCCTCCTAAGTTTGTAGATGATGAAGAATTGGCCTATGTGGTCCAGCGGTATAGAGAGGTCCATGATCTGATGCACACCCTTCTTGGCATGCCCACCAATATGCTCG GGGAAGTCGTGGTAAAGTGGTTTGAGGCAGTCCAGACTGGCCTGCCCATGTGCATTCTGGGAGCAGCATTTGGCCCACTCCGCCTTAACGCCTG GAAGCTGCGTGTTCTGACCACTGAGCTCATCCCATGGGCTGTTCGGAGTGGAAGTAGCGTCAACTGCATCCTGAATTTCTATTACGAGGAGCGCTGGGAGCAAACCATAGACTCTCTTCGTCACGAAATCGGTATCCTGCCACCTCCGGCAATTTCGGTGTAA